In Mytilus edulis chromosome 4, xbMytEdul2.2, whole genome shotgun sequence, the following proteins share a genomic window:
- the LOC139521267 gene encoding uncharacterized protein encodes MDHATHVPCGPCAFKNIRRKSVVWCPACGEGLCESCLHHHKASAASRKHKVVVKDLQRVPSVLFSMRQTCPDHGLTFDMYCDIHEIPLCSKCIADHKKCLRMLPISYVSRNSKFSTKLWDIEHGIAHVLGNIEEIIRKKEDNLESIGDEKSNIETEITNLREKINGYLDNLQDKVLNDISVIYSKCSMDTENFLSKIEARKRNIESIAQNITCIREYASDLQTFLLTQKLESDFAKEQESFVSDLSDADLEEIDIHVSFNSNIFSTLTAITSLADIDVIRYQSTMSKLKKDIQDECSDANRSPLANIRLLSRTPIVTPRDPQLKFLRNCVILENKEILFTDDSENRRLVWFNADGSHKRNIEMRSEPYDLVNHESNKVAVTVPREKAIFMFDLSKNKMAGKIVTKNFCYGLCFCDNKFVVSVLDQGIQTLDIYGKILQTVPMNVEKICNIHTSQDKLYYSEYDSSTVTCSDLYGNCIWKFRHKDFTGPLSICTDICGNVYSVGYDTDNLIAISPDGKNCVFLLQEKDKLFGPTGLYFHKKTKQLIVCSRFDGQAVMYDLVT; translated from the coding sequence ATGGATCATGCCACTCATGTCCCATGTGGTCCTTGTGCGTTTAAGAATATCAGACGAAAATCTGTCGTATGGTGCCCTGCATGTGGCGAAGGATTATGTGAGAGCTGTTTACACCACCACAAGGCTTCTGCTGCTTCCAGAAAACACAAAGTTGTCGTGAAAGATTTACAACGAGTACCGTCTGTATTGTTTTCTATGAGACAAACTTGTCCTGATCACGGACTCACCTTTGACATGTACTGCGATATTCATGAAATTCCTCTTTGCAGTAAATGCATTGCAGATCATAAAAAGTGTTTACGGATGTTACCTATTTCGTATGTATCAAGAAATTCGAAGTTTTCAACAAAGCTTTGGGATATTGAGCATGGAATAGCGCACGTGTTGGGGAACATAGAAGAAATTATCAGAAAGAAGGAAGATAACCTGGAGTCTATCGGAGATGAAAAGTCAAACATTGAAACTGAAATTACAAATCTTCGAGAAAAAATTAATGGCTATCTTGACAATCTTCAGGATAAAGTTTTGAATGACATCTCtgtaatttattcaaaatgttccATGGATACTGAAAactttttaagtaaaattgaAGCAAGAAAACGGAATATTGAATCTATTGCTCAAAATATCACATGCATACGCGAATATGCCTCCGACTTACAAACATTTTTACTCACGCAAAAGTTAGAGTCAGATTTTGCAAAAGAACAGGAAAGTTTTGTCTCTGATTTATCAGATGCCGATTTAGAAGAAATTGATATCCACGTATCTTTCAATTCTAATATATTTTCTACTCTTACTGCCATAACCAGCTTAGCTGATATTGATGTTATAAGGTACCAGTCTACCATGTCAAAGTTGAAAAAAGACATCCAAGACGAATGTTCTGATGCCAATAGGAGTCCTCTGGCAAACATCCGGTTACTTTCTAGAACACCTATTGTAACACCACGTGACCCGCAGCTGAAATTTCTTAGAAACTGCGTTATCCTTGAGAACAAAGAAATACTTTTCACGGACGATTCAGAAAACAGAAGATTGGTTTGGTTCAATGCGGATGGTTCTCATAAAAGAAATATAGAAATGAGATCGGAACCATACGATTTAGTCAACCACGAAAGTAATAAGGTAGCAGTAACGGTACCAAGGGAGAAAGCCATTTTCATGTTTGACTTATCCAAGAACAAAATGGCTGGAAAAATCGTTACAAAAAACTTTTGTTATGGGCTTTGCTTTTGTGACAACAAATTTGTCGTTTCAGTTTTAGACCAAGGAATTCAAACTCTtgatatctatggaaaaattctACAAACAGTGCCAATGAATGTTGAAAAAATCTGCAACATTCATACCAGCCAGGACAAACTTTATTATTCTGAATATGATTCCAGTACAGTCACGTGTTCTGATCTATACGGTAATTGTATTTGGAAGTTTCGCCATAAAGATTTCACTGGTCCATTATCAATTTGCACTGACATTTGTGGTAATGTCTATTCTGTTGGATATGACACAGACAATTTAATTGCCATATCACCAGATGGTAAAAACTGCGTCTTCCTTCTCcaagaaaaagacaaattatTTGGACCCACTGGACTATATTTTCATAAGAAAACTAAACAGTTAATAGTGTGCAGCAGATTTGACGGACAGGCTGTTATGTATGATTTAGTCACATAG
- the LOC139519025 gene encoding polyprenal reductase-like, which yields MLFLSACWLIAMLAIIFGYILVLSKSILIPTLYLFGKGRGLTGYGLHQDEHSFYLVPKRWFSHFYFCGIVCNSLVMLATINTYLYSGTWPLAIKYIMDMLGHSESGQISPLSVLLAVTMIEIQVIRRFIECVYVSSYSRSTMSLVIYIVGLMFYAFVGISVLCQAPETKIKLDTLPVQWFDTLAVAIFIWASYKQNRINKIFAKLRQDKSGHVEDRAHHIPHGDLFRLVSCPHYLLEIIIYTSLNILFLGQHEILLYAWAFVVCNQVISAIITHSWYKEHFPSYPPERKALIPYIF from the exons ATGTTGTTTTTGAGTGCTTGTTGGTTAATTGCGATGCTTGCCATCATTTTTGGGTACATTTTGGTGTTATCAAAATCTATCCTTATTCCAACACTTTATCTATTTGGAAAAGGCCGAGGATTAACAGGTTATGGACTACACCAAGACGAACATTCATTTTATCTTGTACCAAAAAG gtggTTCAGTCATTTTTACTTTTGTGGGATAGTATGTAACAGTTTAGTGATGTTGGCAACAATAAACACATATCTGTATAGTGGGACCTGGCCATTAGCTATTAAATATATCATGGACATGTTAGGACATTCTGAATCAG GTCAGATTTCTCCATTATCAGTGCTATTAGCAGTTACCATGATAGAGATACAAGTAATCAGAAGGTTTATAGAATGTGTCTATGTCAGCAGTTATTCACGCAGTACGATGAGCTTGGTTATATACATTGTTGGTTTAATGTTCTATGCTTTTGTTGGCATTTCTGTATTGTGCCAGGCACCAGAAACTAAGATAAAGCTTG ATACTTTACCTGTACAGTGGTTTGACACCTTAGCTGTTGCCATATTTATTTGGGCAAGTTATAAACAGAATAGAATCAATAAGATATTTGCCAAATTGAGACAGGACAAAAGTG GCCATGTGGAAGACCGTGCCCATCACATACCTCATGGAGATTTATTCAGACTGGTTTCATGTCCACATTACCTCTTAGAAATCATCATCTACACCTCCCTGAACATATTGTTCCTTGGTCAACACGAGATATTACTATACGCGTGGGCATTTGTTGTATGCAATCAAGTCATTTCTGCTATCATCACACATTCATGGTACAAGGAACACTTCCCAAGTTATCCACCAGAAAGAAAAGCATTAATTCcgtacattttttaa
- the LOC139521268 gene encoding uncharacterized protein, with protein sequence MASVCEECSDSIGDKHCVDCDRYFCLNCKLTHLTVGKFPTHLFHNVEPVKEKRRTENHSQNQRKADTLIKPAVQMADLDIENLPHNYGDPEKNTDKTDWDGKKKDATPATTDNKTDTVVKTDTVSTKSESSSKAEKPKEETNETFEQPSENETSKNVPDKPDDKKETNKPSSAKIKPTANTNSIPDVISDTEKDKRIFELTETERVKDPNKSHEIVTTNKTNEESKKYRSEKTAYSILEVTSMCNDHSEEDFIFICDRCDVPVCKICVVREHKGHKLSDIEETATMRENALANVLTPRIAGAVRNSSEMSLNLSTFDSEINEVNRAIERHGQLIKELVDRQVALMVNNVKERAGRRKNKYSDVNDTLNDAVVKGKLLQQRHQDLTKSKNDGALILQLKKLSKDATNFHYPSVPNVPSIKYHPPKVTEGDVEALFGAFSFIDMDPRSNRLPKMIPPANIYSTPKHRWQCCRCGTDQLNDTSSNG encoded by the exons ATGGCTTCTGTCTGCGAAGAATGTTCAGATTCTATTGGGGACAAACACTGTGTTGACTGTGACAGATATTTTTGTCTGAACTGTAAACTAACTCACTTAACTGTAGGCAAGTTTCCAACTCATTTATTTCACAACGTTGAACCAGTAAAGGAAAAAAGACGGACAGAAAACCATTCACAAAATCAAAGAAAAGCTGACACTCTGATCAAACCAGCAGTGCAAATGGCCGACCTTGATATAGAAAATCTTCCACATAATTACGGAGACCCTGAAAAAAATACAGACAAAACAGACTGGGATGGTAAAAAGAAAGATGCAACACCGGCCACGACGGACAACAAAACAGACACTGTCGTTAAAACCGATACAGTGTCAACTAAATCGGAATCAAGCAGCAAGGCTGAGAAACCGAAAGAGGAGACGAACGAAACATTTGAACAACCTTCAGAAAATGAAACCAGCAAAAATGTACCAGACAAACCTGACgataagaaagaaacaaataaacCTTCTTCAGCAAAGATTAAACCAACAGCAAATACTAACAGCATACCAGATGTTATAAGTGATACAGAAAAAGACAAACGAATCTTTGAACTCACTGAAACAGAAAGAGTTAAGGATCCTAACAAAAGTCACGAAATcgtaacaacaaacaaaacgaATGAAGAAAGCAAAAAGTACCGAAGTGAGAAAACGGCCTATTCTATCTTGGAAGTAACAAGCATGTGTAACGACCACAGCGAGGAGGATTTTATATTTATCTGTGATCGGTGTGATGTACCAGTTTGTAAGATTTGTGTAGTAAGGGAACATAAAGGTCACAAGCTGTCAGACATCGAAGAGACAGCTACCATGAGAGAAAACGCTTTGGCGAATGTGTTAACTCCTAGAATTGCTGGCGCTGTCAGAAACTCGAGCGAAATGAGTCTTAATCTGTCAACCTTTGACTCGGAAATAAATGAAGTGAACAGAGCAATTGAACGACACGGTCAATTGATTAAGGAACTGGTGGACAGACAAGTAGCATTGATGGTAAACAATGTTAAAGAAAGAGCTGGTCgaaggaaaaataaatattcagATGTAAACGATACCTTGAACGATGCAGTAGTAAAGGGGAAGTTATTACAACAACGTCACCAGGATTTAACCAAATCAAAGAACGACGGAGCCTTGATCTTGCAGTTAAAAAAACTTTCCAAAGATGCAACAAATTTTCACTATCCGTCCGTGCCAAACGTTCCCAGTATCAAGTACCACCCACCAAAAGTTACGGAAGGCGATGTTGAAGCACTGTTTGGAGCCTTTAGTTTTAT cGACATGGATCCCAGATCCAACAGGTTACCAAAAATGATACCACCTGCTAACAT ATATTCTACTCCGAAACACAGATGGCAGTGTTGTAGATGTGG TACAGACCAACTAAATGA CACCAGCAG CAATGGGTGA